The Hahella sp. HNIBRBA332 genome window below encodes:
- a CDS encoding enoyl-CoA hydratase/isomerase family protein yields MSEKPVLFEERECSDGHRIGVITLNVEKSLNALKLGMIESMYSVMQEWRLDDKIVAVFMQGAGDKAFCAGGDIVQMYDSMCDAGEGPPAYAEEFFTREYRLDYLIHVYPKPVVCWGNGIVMGGGLGLMAGASHRIVTESSRIAMPEVTIGLFPDVGGTWFLNRMPDGAGLYLGLTGAACNAADALELGWADGFLPHAQKEAFLQALTRTSWSSPESNHTRVTQLLRSWNEQHQSQRPGGQVAQHRAMIKQVTQGDSVTQVVDAILNYPTVDEWVGKAQKSLRNGCPTTAHLVWRQIREGGGLSLPDVFKRELIMAVQCAMHPEFREGVRALLIDKDFKPQWRYPSFADVPEAWVDEFFSSPWEINPLHDLAVL; encoded by the coding sequence ATGAGCGAAAAACCTGTTTTATTTGAAGAACGCGAATGCAGCGATGGTCACCGCATCGGCGTGATCACCCTGAACGTGGAGAAATCGCTCAACGCGTTGAAGCTGGGCATGATCGAGTCGATGTACAGCGTCATGCAGGAATGGCGACTGGACGACAAAATCGTCGCGGTATTTATGCAGGGAGCGGGCGATAAAGCCTTCTGCGCCGGCGGCGATATTGTGCAGATGTATGATTCCATGTGCGACGCAGGCGAAGGCCCGCCCGCTTATGCAGAAGAGTTCTTCACGCGGGAATATCGTCTCGACTACCTCATCCATGTTTATCCTAAACCTGTCGTCTGCTGGGGCAACGGCATAGTCATGGGCGGCGGTTTGGGACTGATGGCCGGCGCAAGTCACCGTATTGTCACGGAGTCTTCCCGTATCGCCATGCCTGAAGTCACCATAGGACTCTTTCCTGATGTCGGCGGCACCTGGTTCCTCAACCGCATGCCCGACGGCGCAGGCCTTTATCTGGGCTTAACCGGGGCCGCCTGTAACGCCGCTGATGCGCTTGAGCTGGGTTGGGCCGACGGCTTTTTACCCCATGCGCAAAAGGAAGCCTTTCTACAAGCGCTGACCCGAACCTCCTGGAGCAGCCCTGAAAGTAACCATACCCGCGTCACGCAACTGCTGCGCTCCTGGAATGAGCAGCATCAGTCGCAACGTCCGGGCGGTCAAGTGGCGCAGCATCGCGCCATGATCAAGCAGGTTACCCAGGGCGATTCCGTCACTCAGGTGGTGGACGCCATTCTGAACTACCCCACCGTGGATGAATGGGTCGGCAAAGCGCAGAAGTCTCTGCGTAATGGCTGCCCGACTACGGCGCATCTTGTGTGGCGACAAATTCGCGAGGGCGGCGGACTGAGTCTGCCTGATGTCTTTAAACGTGAACTGATCATGGCGGTGCAGTGTGCGATGCACCCCGAGTTCCGCGAAGGCGTGCGAGCCCTGCTCATAGATAAAGATTTCAAGCCGCAATGGCGTTATCCGTCATTTGCGGACGTTCCGGAAGCGTGGGTGGATGAATTCTTCTCTTCCCCCTGGGAAATCAATCCTTTACATGACTTAGCAGTACTGTAA
- the mmsB gene encoding 3-hydroxyisobutyrate dehydrogenase, producing the protein MKIIGFIGLGHMGGPMAHNLLKAGFELRVFDLVKDAVSAAEKAGATACGSALEAAQGVDAVITMLPASEHSEAVYLGENGLLTQLEERPLLIDCSTIAPETSRRIAAEANKKGFAMLDAPVSGGTAGATAGTLTFIIGGSPQDLEKAQPVLSAMGKNLFHAGDHGAGQAAKICNNMLLAVHMIGTAEALQLGVNLGLDPKVLSDIMLKSSGRNWSLELYNPYPGVMENAPAGREYEGGFAVNLMNKDLGLALEAAIQSRSSTPMGGLAKSLYQAHSRQGSGLLDFSSIQKLFADKT; encoded by the coding sequence ATGAAAATTATCGGATTTATCGGCCTCGGGCACATGGGCGGCCCTATGGCTCACAACCTGCTGAAAGCCGGATTTGAGTTACGCGTTTTCGATTTGGTCAAAGATGCAGTCTCCGCCGCAGAGAAGGCTGGCGCCACCGCTTGCGGCAGCGCCCTGGAGGCCGCACAAGGCGTCGATGCTGTAATCACCATGCTACCGGCCAGTGAGCACTCCGAAGCCGTTTATCTAGGCGAAAACGGCCTGTTAACCCAACTAGAAGAGCGCCCGCTGCTGATAGATTGTTCCACCATCGCGCCAGAAACATCTCGCCGCATCGCTGCGGAAGCCAACAAAAAAGGCTTCGCCATGTTGGACGCGCCCGTTTCCGGCGGTACCGCTGGAGCCACAGCTGGGACGCTGACCTTTATTATTGGAGGCTCGCCTCAGGACCTGGAAAAGGCGCAGCCGGTTCTGTCAGCAATGGGTAAAAACCTGTTCCACGCCGGCGATCACGGCGCCGGACAAGCCGCGAAAATCTGCAACAACATGCTGCTGGCCGTTCACATGATCGGCACCGCGGAAGCGCTCCAGCTGGGCGTCAACCTGGGACTCGACCCCAAGGTGCTTTCCGATATCATGCTGAAAAGCTCCGGCAGAAACTGGTCCTTGGAACTGTATAACCCTTATCCTGGCGTTATGGAGAACGCACCGGCCGGGCGCGAGTATGAAGGCGGATTCGCCGTTAATCTGATGAACAAAGATCTGGGCCTGGCGTTGGAGGCGGCCATTCAAAGCCGCTCCAGCACGCCCATGGGCGGCTTGGCCAAGTCTCTGTATCAAGCGCACAGCAGACAAGGTTCAGGCCTGCTGGACTTCTCCAGCATCCAAAAATTATTCGCAGACAAAACGTGA